A single region of the Thermoanaerobacterium aotearoense genome encodes:
- a CDS encoding QueT transporter family protein produces the protein MNGGFLKKKYSLTQKLTISGLVMALYLVVMYFTQNFAFGQYQIRIATSIYALSAIFPFLILPMGLSNMLSNILMGGLGLPDMIGGFFVGILTSYAVYLIRKYRLNDWFISIPIILFPGLIVPIWLSVLLKIPYHILAISVTVGQIIPGIVGVLLVKQLKNKL, from the coding sequence GTGAACGGAGGATTTTTAAAAAAGAAGTACAGTCTTACTCAAAAATTGACCATATCTGGATTGGTAATGGCATTGTACCTTGTTGTAATGTACTTTACACAAAATTTCGCTTTTGGCCAGTACCAGATAAGAATAGCAACATCGATTTATGCATTGTCTGCTATTTTCCCATTTTTGATATTGCCGATGGGGTTAAGCAATATGCTTAGCAATATTTTAATGGGAGGCTTAGGGCTTCCTGATATGATTGGAGGCTTTTTCGTAGGCATATTAACGTCGTATGCAGTTTACCTTATTAGAAAGTATCGTCTAAACGATTGGTTTATCTCTATTCCTATAATATTATTTCCAGGCCTTATAGTGCCAATTTGGCTTTCTGTTTTGCTTAAAATACCGTATCACATATTGGCTATAAGCGTTACAGTAGGTCAGATTATACCGGGAATTGTAGGTGTACTGTTAGTCAAACAGTTGAAAAACAAATTATGA
- the queF gene encoding preQ(1) synthase has product MPRDEKELNGLSQLGNKETKYIFDYDPSLLETFPNKHQENDYFVKFNCPEFTSLCPKTGQPDFATIYISYVPDKLMVESKSLKLYLFSFRNHGDFHEDCVNIIMKDLIKLLDPKYIEVWGKFTPRGGISIDPYCNYGKPGTKWEDVAQKRLFYHDMYPEKVDNR; this is encoded by the coding sequence ATGCCGAGAGATGAGAAAGAGCTTAACGGATTATCTCAATTAGGGAATAAAGAGACTAAATATATTTTCGATTACGATCCATCTTTGCTTGAGACATTTCCTAATAAACATCAAGAGAATGACTATTTTGTAAAGTTCAATTGTCCTGAATTCACAAGCCTTTGCCCTAAGACTGGACAGCCTGACTTTGCTACAATATACATTTCATATGTTCCAGACAAACTGATGGTTGAAAGTAAATCTCTAAAACTTTATCTTTTTAGCTTTAGAAATCACGGTGATTTTCATGAAGACTGCGTAAATATAATCATGAAAGATTTAATAAAACTGTTGGATCCAAAATACATCGAAGTTTGGGGCAAGTTTACGCCAAGAGGTGGAATATCGATAGATCCATATTGCAACTACGGAAAGCCTGGAACGAAATGGGAAGATGTGGCTCAAAAAAGGCTTTTTTACCACGACATGTATCCTGAAAAAGTGGATAACAGGTGA
- the yfcE gene encoding phosphodiesterase: protein MKIGIISDTHGDYASWEKAISYLHDADLILHAGDVLYHGPRNDIPSGYNPKKLIDAINDCKIPILISRGNCDASVDQMVLNVPIQSPYVFAMIENKRFLVQHGDHISQDEIQNLIFRYKLDYFITGHTHIPVLKKHDDCIIVNPGSTSLSKRDDRINTISIIDDNGIYILDIDTGNKIIEIKN, encoded by the coding sequence ATGAAAATCGGGATAATAAGCGATACACACGGCGATTATGCATCATGGGAAAAAGCCATTAGCTATCTTCATGATGCTGATTTGATACTGCATGCAGGGGATGTCTTGTATCATGGTCCCAGAAATGATATTCCATCTGGATATAATCCTAAGAAACTTATTGATGCCATAAATGATTGCAAAATACCTATTTTGATTTCGAGGGGAAACTGTGATGCATCTGTAGACCAAATGGTATTGAATGTTCCTATTCAATCGCCTTACGTCTTTGCAATGATTGAAAATAAAAGGTTTTTAGTACAGCACGGTGATCATATAAGTCAAGACGAAATACAGAATTTAATTTTCAGGTACAAGCTTGATTATTTTATTACTGGACATACTCATATTCCGGTGTTGAAGAAACATGACGATTGCATCATTGTAAATCCAGGTTCTACATCATTAAGCAAAAGAGACGATAGAATAAACACTATAAGCATAATTGATGACAATGGCATCTATATTTTAGACATAGATACAGGTAATAAGATAATTGAAATCAAAAATTAA
- a CDS encoding nitroreductase family protein, giving the protein MKDLKEVFEERRSVNFFDKNKELDEDTLKKIIDLAVLAPSAFNLQPWEIIAVKSKEAKEKLYDVALKQPKILDAPVTLIMIGDKNAYKEDNPAWWYMRDVGIPDDKIQGSIDFAKNMLYNTDLKANNFAVRNTSLLSMSIMYAAKYYGVDSHAMIGFEEDKLKEAFGIPDDKVVVMLISIGYFDESKTLYPRLKRNGYEKIVKVV; this is encoded by the coding sequence ATGAAAGATTTAAAAGAAGTGTTCGAAGAAAGGCGTTCTGTTAATTTCTTTGATAAGAATAAAGAACTTGATGAGGATACATTAAAAAAAATAATTGACTTAGCAGTTTTGGCCCCATCTGCATTTAACTTGCAACCTTGGGAGATAATCGCTGTAAAGTCAAAGGAAGCAAAGGAAAAACTTTACGATGTCGCATTGAAACAGCCAAAGATTCTTGATGCGCCGGTCACTTTAATCATGATAGGCGATAAAAACGCATATAAGGAAGATAATCCTGCATGGTGGTACATGAGAGACGTGGGAATTCCTGATGACAAGATACAAGGCAGCATCGATTTTGCTAAAAACATGCTGTACAATACAGACCTAAAAGCAAACAATTTTGCCGTCAGAAATACATCACTCTTAAGCATGTCCATAATGTACGCTGCAAAATACTACGGAGTTGACTCACATGCGATGATCGGCTTTGAGGAAGATAAGTTAAAAGAAGCCTTTGGTATACCTGATGACAAGGTCGTAGTGATGCTTATATCTATCGGGTACTTTGATGAAAGCAAAACGCTTTATCCAAGGTTAAAGAGAAATGGATATGAAAAGATAGTAAAAGTTGTATAG
- a CDS encoding alpha-hydroxy-acid oxidizing protein gives MDWNEIREKARENMKGYCRGCKRCDGIACAGEVPGMGGTGTGNGFIENVKALDRWKVKLKTLHDVLKPDITTSLFGFQVKMPVLAAPMTGLKGNAGGYLSEREYDMMVAEACKNVGTIFMSGDANDKDMYPAGIDAIKSTGVLGIPFSKPRTVEEIIEKAKIAKEAGAVAFGVDVDGAGLIMMIKSGQFVGPKSRKEIEMIVENIELPLILKGIMTAEEAMIAAEAGVKAIVVSNHGGRVLDHTMGTADVLPDITKAVGDKIDVLVDGGVRTGIDVLKMLSLGAKAVLIGRPIMIAAHGGGREAIEFYLNKVADELYQAMILTGCKDLKNVPEVYKAS, from the coding sequence ATGGATTGGAATGAGATAAGGGAAAAAGCAAGGGAAAACATGAAAGGCTATTGCAGGGGATGCAAAAGATGTGACGGCATTGCATGTGCTGGTGAAGTCCCTGGTATGGGCGGTACAGGTACGGGAAATGGATTTATCGAAAACGTAAAGGCTTTAGACAGATGGAAAGTCAAGTTGAAGACGCTTCACGATGTTCTAAAGCCTGACATAACCACATCACTTTTTGGCTTTCAAGTCAAGATGCCTGTTTTAGCTGCTCCAATGACAGGGCTTAAGGGAAATGCAGGCGGATATTTGTCTGAACGTGAATACGATATGATGGTTGCAGAGGCGTGCAAAAATGTAGGAACCATATTTATGTCTGGTGATGCTAATGATAAGGACATGTATCCTGCAGGCATCGATGCTATAAAATCAACAGGTGTTTTAGGAATACCATTTTCTAAACCCCGGACAGTAGAAGAAATAATAGAGAAGGCGAAGATTGCCAAAGAAGCAGGAGCTGTGGCGTTTGGCGTTGATGTGGATGGAGCAGGGCTTATCATGATGATAAAAAGCGGTCAGTTTGTGGGTCCAAAATCGAGAAAAGAGATCGAGATGATAGTTGAAAATATTGAGCTTCCTTTAATATTAAAGGGTATCATGACGGCAGAAGAGGCGATGATTGCGGCAGAAGCAGGTGTAAAGGCAATTGTCGTTTCAAATCATGGAGGAAGAGTATTAGATCACACGATGGGAACTGCCGATGTCCTACCTGACATTACAAAAGCTGTTGGTGACAAAATCGATGTATTGGTGGATGGCGGCGTAAGAACAGGCATAGATGTTTTAAAGATGCTGTCATTGGGAGCAAAAGCCGTCTTAATAGGAAGACCTATAATGATTGCTGCACATGGAGGAGGAAGAGAAGCCATAGAGTTTTATCTCAACAAGGTTGCTGACGAGCTGTATCAGGCCATGATCCTCACTGGATGCAAAGACTTAAAGAACGTGCCAGAAGTGTATAAAGCAAGCTGA
- a CDS encoding YdeI/OmpD-associated family protein has translation MTNPKVDEYLEKVSNWKDELEKLREIMLEFQLEEDLKWGKPCYSYNKSNIAILIGFKEYCAISFFKGSLLNDEKGILIKPGENSQASRQIRFKSIEEIAEKEDVLKEYITKAIEIEKLGMKVDFKKNDETKIPYEFQIKLDEDPILKSAFFALTPGRQRAYIIYFSQPKQSKTREARVDKYIGKILSGKGLND, from the coding sequence ATGACAAATCCTAAAGTTGATGAGTATTTAGAAAAAGTTTCAAACTGGAAAGATGAGTTGGAAAAGTTAAGAGAAATAATGTTGGAGTTTCAATTAGAGGAAGATTTAAAATGGGGTAAGCCATGTTATTCATACAATAAAAGCAATATAGCCATATTGATAGGATTTAAGGAATACTGTGCGATTTCATTCTTCAAGGGCTCTTTGCTAAATGATGAAAAAGGAATCTTAATTAAACCTGGCGAAAATTCTCAGGCATCTCGACAGATCAGGTTTAAAAGCATTGAAGAAATTGCCGAGAAAGAGGATGTTTTAAAGGAATACATCACTAAAGCGATTGAAATTGAAAAGCTGGGAATGAAAGTAGATTTTAAAAAGAACGATGAGACTAAAATACCTTATGAATTTCAGATTAAATTGGATGAAGATCCTATTTTAAAATCAGCTTTTTTTGCATTGACCCCTGGGCGGCAGAGGGCGTACATTATTTATTTTTCGCAACCGAAGCAATCTAAGACGAGAGAGGCAAGAGTTGATAAATATATAGGAAAAATCTTAAGCGGAAAGGGATTAAATGACTAA
- a CDS encoding GntR family transcriptional regulator, whose translation MLRKVDKHSGVPAYLQITNMIKSEILLGNLQKGSQLSSIRELQQIFDVNINTVLKALEKLKSEGYIEAEQGVGYFVKKDFDVDKKVIEIIKTCVAKLKDNSIDYYTAILIFEEVWKNE comes from the coding sequence ATGTTGAGAAAAGTAGACAAACACAGTGGAGTTCCTGCCTATCTGCAGATAACGAATATGATAAAATCAGAAATTTTGCTTGGAAACCTTCAAAAAGGATCGCAGCTATCTTCAATACGTGAATTGCAACAAATCTTTGATGTGAATATAAATACTGTATTAAAAGCATTGGAAAAGTTAAAATCAGAAGGGTATATTGAAGCTGAACAAGGTGTAGGATACTTTGTTAAAAAAGATTTTGATGTAGATAAAAAGGTTATAGAGATAATAAAAACATGTGTAGCTAAGTTAAAAGACAATAGTATAGATTATTATACGGCCATATTGATATTTGAGGAGGTCTGGAAAAATGAGTGA
- a CDS encoding ABC transporter ATP-binding protein, giving the protein MKALEVINLSKQIDGKQIISDVSFSVAEGEIIALVGPNGAGKTTTLKCIMGIIGKDAGEIFIFGQPFSTKLKTDMAFVSENRKVFANLSLENYRKIYETLYPNWDDNFFKSLISRYGFNLKQEMQKFSEGQKTILMSILAFSTNAKLIILDEPTQHLDPAVRFELIEMIKEYVNDKKGTVLLSSHEIYELEEYASSFAIIKNGRIIYTDSIDEAKQKHRILSANKNVKDMKVIAVINDEVLVKTDEDVGDYPRLNQIIVGYLKSTDEIFQTSYSL; this is encoded by the coding sequence ATGAAAGCTTTGGAAGTAATAAATTTAAGCAAACAAATTGATGGCAAACAAATTATATCAGACGTAAGCTTTTCTGTGGCAGAAGGAGAAATAATCGCACTTGTTGGGCCTAATGGTGCAGGGAAAACCACCACATTAAAATGTATAATGGGCATTATAGGAAAAGATGCAGGCGAAATATTCATTTTTGGGCAGCCTTTTAGCACAAAACTTAAAACAGATATGGCGTTTGTTTCAGAAAACAGAAAGGTTTTTGCTAATTTAAGTTTAGAAAATTATCGAAAGATATATGAGACGCTTTACCCAAATTGGGATGACAACTTTTTTAAAAGCCTCATATCGCGATATGGATTTAATTTAAAACAAGAGATGCAAAAATTTTCGGAAGGACAAAAGACGATTTTGATGTCGATTTTAGCTTTTTCTACAAATGCAAAACTCATTATTCTCGATGAACCAACTCAACACCTTGATCCAGCAGTAAGATTTGAGCTTATAGAAATGATAAAAGAATATGTCAATGACAAAAAAGGAACTGTATTGCTTTCTTCACACGAGATATACGAGTTGGAGGAGTACGCTTCAAGCTTTGCTATTATAAAAAACGGGAGAATAATTTACACCGATTCAATAGATGAAGCGAAACAAAAGCATAGGATACTAAGTGCAAACAAAAATGTAAAGGACATGAAAGTTATAGCCGTAATTAATGACGAGGTTTTGGTTAAGACAGATGAAGATGTGGGCGATTACCCTCGTTTAAATCAAATTATTGTGGGCTATTTAAAAAGCACAGATGAAATTTTTCAAACAAGTTATTCACTTTGA
- the cimA gene encoding citramalate synthase, with amino-acid sequence MKNIVIYDSTLRDGAQSQGISFTVSDKIKIVELLDDFGVDYIEAGNPGSNPKDMEFFDIIKRKSLKNSKLIAFGSTRRANTPVEKDANVSSLLLAETEYVAVFGKSWDFHVSEILRTTLDENLNMIYDTINYLKNRGKKVVFDAEHFYDGFVENPDYALKTLQVAYDAGADSICLCDTKGGMFPTEIYDITKKVVDKFDCEIGIHAHNDNGMAVANSIMAVEAGAIQVQGTINGYGERCGNANLCTILPNLQFKKGIKCVEDDKMRELTVLSRRVSEIANAAPDERAPYVGRNAFAHKAGMHSDAVCKNTRSYEIIDPELVGNERVLLLSEVAGRSALIGIVNEVDPTIDRDSDKTKEILDKLKEMESKGYKYEGAEGSLKLLILKTLGLYKPSFRLIEFKVIVNEPSVDDVNSSALIKIEVDGQEEITAAEGDGPVNALDKAVRKALERFYPEVKEMKLTDYKVRVLDSNSATAAKVRVIIESSDGNEVWSTIGVSTDIIDASWIALVDSIEYKLNKK; translated from the coding sequence GTGAAAAACATTGTTATTTATGATTCTACATTGAGAGATGGAGCTCAATCACAGGGGATTTCCTTTACAGTATCAGATAAAATAAAGATTGTTGAGCTTTTAGACGACTTTGGCGTAGATTACATTGAAGCTGGAAATCCTGGTTCCAATCCTAAAGACATGGAGTTTTTCGATATTATAAAAAGAAAAAGTTTGAAAAATTCCAAGTTGATAGCATTTGGCAGCACAAGGCGGGCAAACACGCCGGTGGAGAAAGACGCCAATGTCAGTTCGCTTTTATTGGCAGAGACAGAGTATGTGGCAGTATTTGGAAAATCATGGGACTTCCATGTTAGCGAGATATTGCGAACGACTTTAGATGAAAATCTCAATATGATATATGATACGATAAATTACTTGAAAAATCGGGGTAAAAAAGTCGTATTCGATGCAGAACATTTTTATGATGGCTTTGTGGAAAATCCTGATTACGCATTGAAAACCCTTCAGGTGGCGTATGATGCAGGAGCAGACAGCATCTGCCTTTGCGATACAAAAGGTGGCATGTTTCCTACAGAAATATATGATATAACCAAAAAGGTTGTAGATAAATTTGATTGTGAGATAGGCATACACGCTCACAATGACAATGGTATGGCTGTTGCCAATTCTATAATGGCTGTAGAAGCAGGTGCAATACAAGTCCAAGGAACGATAAATGGATATGGTGAAAGATGTGGAAACGCGAATCTGTGCACAATTTTGCCAAACTTGCAATTTAAAAAAGGAATAAAATGCGTTGAAGACGACAAAATGAGAGAGCTTACAGTGCTTTCAAGAAGAGTAAGCGAAATAGCCAATGCGGCGCCGGATGAAAGAGCACCGTACGTAGGGAGAAATGCATTTGCCCATAAGGCTGGTATGCATTCAGATGCTGTTTGCAAAAACACGAGATCGTATGAAATCATTGATCCAGAGCTTGTCGGCAATGAAAGAGTGCTTTTATTGTCAGAAGTAGCCGGCAGAAGCGCTTTGATAGGCATAGTGAATGAAGTTGATCCAACAATAGACCGTGACTCTGATAAGACGAAAGAGATATTAGACAAGCTAAAGGAAATGGAATCTAAGGGATATAAGTACGAAGGCGCTGAAGGCTCGTTAAAGCTTCTGATATTGAAGACTTTGGGACTGTATAAACCCTCATTTAGGCTTATAGAATTTAAAGTCATAGTCAATGAACCATCTGTTGATGATGTAAATTCGTCTGCCCTCATAAAGATAGAAGTAGACGGGCAAGAAGAAATAACCGCTGCAGAAGGCGACGGACCTGTAAACGCACTTGATAAGGCAGTCAGAAAGGCTTTAGAAAGATTTTACCCGGAAGTCAAGGAGATGAAACTTACAGACTACAAAGTAAGAGTATTGGACTCTAATTCTGCTACAGCAGCGAAAGTAAGGGTAATAATAGAGTCGTCCGATGGAAACGAAGTCTGGAGCACCATTGGCGTATCGACAGATATAATAGATGCCAGTTGGATAGCGCTTGTAGATTCAATAGAGTATAAGCTTAATAAAAAATGA
- a CDS encoding PD-(D/E)XK nuclease family protein, whose amino-acid sequence MKEIFFGPFCNNVRDMLIEKSMETIRNGKRVLYILPSREAMFDVRDKFIKLNGGIVDADIFVFEDIAKLLCGDFIKNHTVISTYEMKEILRSILQKSDYNGYYQNVKDKAGFLESVLSFIKTAKRNMLNPNDIKKIANSLKRNVLKEKLNNLAEIYINYEDYKNKNGLIDVDDISVNAIQYVDTSNYFSRIGIVVVDGFINLDGVNMQLLKKMALNSDHDIYVNIPFKNEHNEIFIKNGIVKDLLDIGFRLNEIMETEENADGSNAEKVSKYLYSGKEIIKSVDGTIMMLNSPSIEHEVRETARLIKKKIVFEKVKPENIAVFVKNIDDYRESIIDIFDEMGIPLRFNDGKKLMSVMIASDIYSLITYKINRDFKSFDSIMKSKYLMPNEIIDVYNKASKLIDESYNDYEEKILSALNDGEFEKLKKCINMLVEKQYKDISEFLESILNIIEMLKIDLNIMSLYESGVIDGRNFVYSLKALEAMKQILKNVMELKRRYGKTSSDDIETIQEDLLDMMENCDIMIKNLDIEGVKVINPDLARGQRYDVVFILGANEGDFPTTSSANPIFDSQDEAYLGNSHLYVFSRNFEIEREKIRFNSCIASSLGDVYISYRTTDKEGNKMIKSPFVYEIESLFDKMSLKKVVAPVVYMKDRFAYKLNDLSSEDEIMYYLANSKCDDADLNILSGRTSLAKTYQHINYLSSLERKRVTSNEMNEYTGKIRKEENLKILDGIHLSASGLNSYVACPFSFFVETLLDIKILDESIEFKKNIGSTYHEILMKYYSKNEDLYDVNEEKLKDVIDKTCEKLDGIKNNVILEKFKKEMYDTLFKLITDDISNRLNYYKKAGAELIPSMFEKKFEIDYGGYRLYGKIDRIDLERSIDGNLTGKYLIYDYKLGTIGGLRQCIDGLDFQLPTYYMAAEEILSNELGIENPSCLGLLYYSVENVKRNGILLDEYKKYLFKGNAGPRDVLSKESFDVIIDWIEKKGIENADRMMTGSFNLPEVCPYDDSNIRCPYASICRYDRRENKRGENGVQHVD is encoded by the coding sequence TTGAAGGAGATATTTTTTGGTCCTTTTTGCAACAATGTTAGAGATATGCTTATTGAAAAGTCGATGGAAACTATTAGAAATGGGAAAAGGGTTTTATACATATTGCCTTCCCGTGAGGCTATGTTTGATGTAAGGGATAAGTTCATCAAATTAAATGGCGGCATCGTAGATGCGGATATATTTGTGTTTGAAGATATAGCGAAGCTTTTGTGCGGCGATTTTATAAAAAATCACACAGTAATATCGACTTATGAGATGAAAGAAATTTTGAGAAGCATCTTGCAAAAGTCTGATTACAATGGGTACTATCAAAATGTAAAAGACAAGGCAGGATTTTTAGAATCTGTCTTAAGCTTCATAAAGACAGCAAAGAGAAACATGTTAAACCCAAATGATATTAAAAAGATTGCCAATAGCTTAAAGAGAAATGTGCTAAAGGAAAAGTTGAATAATTTAGCGGAAATTTACATTAATTATGAGGATTACAAGAATAAGAATGGATTGATTGATGTAGATGACATTTCAGTTAACGCCATTCAATATGTCGATACTTCAAATTACTTTAGCAGAATAGGAATTGTCGTTGTAGATGGCTTTATAAATTTAGATGGTGTGAATATGCAATTATTGAAGAAGATGGCTCTAAATAGCGATCATGATATTTATGTGAATATTCCATTTAAAAATGAGCACAATGAAATCTTCATAAAAAACGGCATCGTGAAAGACTTATTAGATATCGGATTTAGGTTAAATGAAATAATGGAAACGGAAGAAAATGCAGATGGCAGCAATGCAGAGAAAGTTTCTAAATACCTGTATTCAGGAAAAGAGATTATTAAAAGCGTAGATGGCACTATTATGATGCTGAATAGTCCATCGATTGAGCATGAAGTAAGAGAAACTGCAAGGTTAATAAAGAAGAAGATAGTCTTTGAAAAAGTAAAACCTGAAAATATTGCTGTGTTTGTAAAGAATATTGATGACTACAGAGAAAGCATAATTGACATTTTTGACGAGATGGGCATTCCTTTAAGGTTTAATGATGGAAAGAAATTAATGTCAGTGATGATTGCCAGTGATATTTACAGTTTGATTACATATAAGATAAATCGCGATTTTAAGAGCTTTGACAGTATAATGAAATCAAAGTATCTGATGCCTAATGAAATAATAGACGTATACAATAAAGCATCAAAGCTGATAGATGAATCTTATAACGATTATGAAGAAAAAATTTTATCTGCATTAAACGATGGAGAGTTTGAAAAATTAAAAAAATGCATCAATATGCTTGTAGAAAAGCAGTATAAAGATATAAGTGAGTTTCTGGAAAGCATTTTAAATATCATAGAGATGCTTAAAATCGACTTAAACATAATGTCATTGTATGAATCAGGCGTGATAGACGGAAGGAATTTCGTATACAGTTTAAAAGCGTTAGAAGCTATGAAACAAATTCTAAAGAATGTTATGGAATTAAAAAGGCGGTATGGTAAAACTTCCTCTGATGATATTGAGACTATTCAAGAGGACTTATTAGACATGATGGAAAACTGCGATATAATGATTAAAAATCTTGACATTGAAGGTGTGAAAGTGATAAATCCGGACTTGGCAAGAGGTCAGAGATACGATGTAGTGTTTATCCTTGGTGCAAATGAAGGGGATTTTCCAACCACATCTTCTGCCAATCCGATTTTTGATTCACAGGATGAAGCCTATTTGGGAAATAGCCACCTTTATGTATTTAGTCGAAACTTTGAAATAGAAAGGGAAAAAATAAGATTCAATTCATGCATAGCTTCTTCTTTAGGAGATGTTTATATATCGTATAGGACGACAGATAAAGAAGGAAATAAAATGATTAAATCACCATTTGTATATGAGATTGAAAGTCTTTTTGATAAAATGTCACTGAAAAAAGTAGTTGCTCCTGTTGTTTACATGAAAGATAGATTTGCTTATAAGCTAAATGATTTATCCAGCGAAGATGAAATCATGTATTATTTGGCAAATTCGAAATGCGATGATGCTGATTTGAACATTCTGTCAGGTAGGACAAGCCTTGCAAAAACGTACCAACATATTAATTATTTGTCATCATTAGAGAGAAAAAGAGTGACAAGCAATGAGATGAATGAGTACACAGGAAAAATACGCAAAGAGGAAAATTTAAAGATACTTGATGGAATTCACTTAAGCGCATCAGGTTTAAACAGTTATGTTGCTTGCCCTTTTAGTTTTTTTGTGGAGACACTTTTAGACATCAAAATTTTAGATGAGTCAATTGAATTCAAGAAAAACATCGGCTCTACATATCATGAGATTTTGATGAAGTATTACAGCAAAAATGAAGATCTCTACGATGTGAATGAAGAAAAACTTAAAGATGTGATTGATAAAACTTGTGAGAAATTAGATGGCATAAAAAATAATGTCATACTTGAAAAGTTTAAAAAAGAGATGTATGACACTTTATTTAAGCTTATAACAGATGATATATCAAATAGGCTTAATTATTACAAGAAGGCTGGTGCTGAGCTTATTCCTTCGATGTTTGAAAAGAAATTTGAGATAGACTATGGCGGTTACAGACTCTACGGCAAGATAGATAGAATCGATTTAGAGCGAAGCATAGATGGCAATTTGACAGGAAAATACCTCATATACGATTACAAATTGGGTACGATAGGAGGGCTAAGGCAGTGCATAGATGGTTTGGATTTTCAATTACCTACGTATTACATGGCTGCAGAAGAAATTCTTAGTAATGAGCTTGGCATCGAAAATCCATCCTGTTTAGGCTTGCTGTACTACAGTGTGGAAAATGTCAAAAGAAATGGGATCTTGCTGGATGAATACAAGAAATACCTATTTAAAGGAAATGCAGGCCCGAGAGATGTATTAAGCAAAGAAAGCTTTGATGTGATAATTGATTGGATCGAAAAAAAGGGGATTGAAAATGCAGACAGAATGATGACGGGTTCTTTTAATCTGCCTGAAGTATGTCCATATGACGATTCTAATATCAGATGTCCATATGCATCAATATGCAGGTATGATAGACGTGAAAACAAAAGAGGTGAAAATGGTGTACAGCATGTTGATTGA